The following DNA comes from Vespa crabro chromosome 25, iyVesCrab1.2, whole genome shotgun sequence.
tatatattttacaaattttattataggaaattttttttattaattaagcaCAACGAAGACGTTTTAATAGTATCGATTATAGTTCTGTAAATTTCACAAATGGAATATGATTAGAACCGAATTAGAATAGAATTTTGCGATTacttatcgaattattaatacaaaattgtaatatcggaatgataaaaaatttcgttattccgatgttaataatattttctatatggaAAAACTTTCGAGTACTCGAAAAATTGCATAAATTATCTAAACAATTCTTCTCACAGAAGGAtgagaaatttttgaaaattggaataataaagtTTTGACTGAAAAATTCCAGAAGATGATGGAATTAAAactttaaatacaattttcaataaaGTTATTTGTGTCACGATGAAAAGTGTGTTacgtatttgttttttcttttttttttagttataaacagaatgattattttgataaataccGACACAACCTTATGTTTATTAATCTAAATAACGTGATTGTATGCATTCGTTACAAACTATCTATTTAACATTTGTACAGAAATAGCAGATATATTTCAACAGTTATTATtcacgattaattattaaacagTTTCACTTATAGAGCCGTCCGTAAAAATGATAAGTATGCCATTGATTTATTCAGTATctgtaaaattgataaaaagataatagattttaatccttttgagcatcaaaattattcaaaattttaaaccatcgaaaatattcaaaattgaCATTGAAaccaataaaagaaaaaaaacgaatcaaCGAAGTGCAATATTTCTTtgcaaaagtaaataaaacaaaaaatacaaatgatacatagaagaaaatattaagaaaaatatttcatatagaaTTTCATAAAGgacgaaaaattaattaatgaagacATTCATGgacgaacaaataaaaatataaatttctaaagagaaacaaaaactCATGGACCGCTGATGATaccatatgaaaaaaaaaaaaagaaaaaaaattgacacgagataatgacgaaagtgaaatataaggaaagagaaaaaaaaaggaacaattaaCGAGATgcctttttaatttcaattagaaaaacaattatgtatataatgacaCAATTTCTTAGAATTTTGTGACTTTTTGTACAACATATAAATgcgtttattaataattgtagttACCTCCCCCCTCCTTCATTtccggtatatatatatatatatatatatatatatgtgtgtgtgtgtgtgtgtgtgtgtgtgtgtgtgtgtgtgtgtgtgtgtgtgtgtgtgtgtgtgtgtgtgtgtgtgtgtgtgtgttataccCATATTGCCCAAAAGCAGTCAAAATGACTGCTTgggaaattttaaataatcaaatgactcttattattgaattgaataaatttcttatattaccAGTTCGATTCTGTATTGAAATTacagttttcattttttttcgattacaaTTACATGATAACATACAAGTACATGATAAATCGTCGATTTGAGTGTATACATGATAAGTTGCAGTTGGTCAATAACCTGAAGTAGTACTTGTTATTCGAATCTTTATACAGTGATACTTGTTCTAACaagttgtttattttatttcttttgcacCTTAAATTCAtgagagaaatggagaataGATGTGAGTTATTGGAAAAGCTAACGAACATAAGTGAAGAGTGCTCCGATATAGAATCAGATGCAACAAATTCTGAACTATCATCTGAAGATGAAACGGATTATATTCAAAGTGAAACATCTGACACTGAAGATAACGATGAAGAGTCGATCACCAATGATGAAAATTAAAGTGTCATCAATATGCCCAGGAAAAGATGTAGAGTGCTAAATAGTTCAGACTCTGATGAAGAAACTGAAAATATCTTTCAGGAGACCGAAACAGCTGCCGATGGTACTGTGTGATCAAAAATTGACGAATGTGATATAACTTTTGGTAACTACCCAAAGTAGCCAAACAAACGAAGGATAATATGCCTCGTTTTTCCACTATGGTATATAAATCAGAGAATTGTGTtcttacaatatataaaagcaAATCAAATAAAAGAGTAGCTGTTCTAAGTTCTAAacataaatttgtaaaaattgataaaagtaataaaaaaaatgttaccggaatctattcaattttataacaGCACAAAATTTGTAATTGATATGGTGAATCAAATGGCCagaaaatatacattaaaagGTAGTTCTCGTAGATGACCCatccaaatatttttcaatattttagatTTGGTTGCTATAAATGCTTGGATCCTTTACAAAGAAACGACAGGAATACAAATACAACGAAAAGAGTTCTTGTTTCAATTAGCAGAACAGCTTTCCACCGAATACAGAGATACAAGACAGAAAACGTCATCAGAACATGAAGACCCACAAAGATCAACTGCAACAACATCAAATGCAACCCATTCTAAGAAACGCAAAATTTGACAAGTACGACTTTGCCGCaacaacaaaacaaataatatatgtgaAAAATGTCAAAGGTATGTTTGCGAAAGATGTACACGTAAAAAGATTTCCACTTTCATTTGCATAAAatgtacaaataataatgcataaattacttttttttttccaagtgaagtaaattttttttattgttaaatatttactaataacttgttatattattgtaaataatataaaaaatattaaaaagaaattttaaacaaatttcaaaaCACATTAATTATTCGTTCACAATACTGTCATTTTGACTGCTTTTGGgcaatatagatatatactaaGTTTCGGTCTTTCTAGtgttaaagaataataatttaaaaataaaaagaagaaagatcttACGTGGTtcgaatgattaaaaaaagaaaaaaaaaaataagaaaaagaaaaagaaaaaaaaacagaagacgaaaagaagaagaagaaaaaatatcaacaataatgacTCACTCCGATAAAAGTGCGTAAAGACAGAACGTTAAATTTTGCTCCTGTCAATTGCAATGGATTCCTAGAGCGCATCATGCAAATGCAAATCGATTTCATATCGATTATCGATAGCTCGTACCAGTCGCAAAAATAGAGCGCTTCACAGATGCTCGTACTCtggattaaagaaagaaaaaaaaaaaaaaaagaaaaaatattaaaaagaaaatgagaaaaaaaacaaaatcgtaTCAATGAACACGATTGAATCAATTTTCTGATTGAATTGcaattaaataagaattttattaattacttccTGTATCAGACATTCACCGATGTAACAATAAGTGAACAATGTACTCAGCAAAAGACAttcatatgaaataaatgttaatatacCTGCTGCTTCGACGAAAGCTAAactctaaataataaataattttatattagaaatgaaTGTATTTCGATTAGTATAACGTATACGTACGGTGAGCATTTGATAACCGGATATACAAATTTGAATCATTATCCCTAATAATTTTTGACCAATGAAGATGTTACAACTATCCTCTAATATATTCGCTAATCTGAAACAGATACGaagaagataaattatttttttttttttttttttttcataatgacATCTTTCTCATactaaaagaaacaaaaaattttttcttccttcaagttatattaattgatattaaaaatgtatgaaacttatgttatttttatttttgccaaGGAAAAATTTCTTCAAGGGTTAAAACAatcatttcgaaatttttctacCGAAAAATCAAATCTTAATAATTCGTTGTAATCGTAGTAACGTATTCGAACAAAACTTCATTCGATTTTAAATCTAAAATAATCTGACTAAAAAGTGACTTTAACGAGTTAAAACGACCgtcttgaattttatttttcgtgataaaaaactaaattgatataaaaaagaaaaaaaaagatatatttttatacacacaatgaaattatattaaatttatattaattaagacataaaatatatttgtttcattttgaATGTTAGAGCAAATATGGCatcgttgaaaaaatttttggaCTCTTTCGCATAAGTCTACGACAAAAAtcataatcattgaaatttttcttgcaATTAAAACGTTTACAAtctaattaaagaaaatcaacattagaaatttgttataaacaattccCATTAGGAAACAAAACTATTTTGTCGTAACGAAATTTTAgcaaatttttaagaaaaaagaacaaaaaattatcaaaaaaattcatatcctaagaatattaaaacaatCGGCGTCTCATAAGTCGTATCGATCAACGCATTTGaatcgtttaaaaagaaaaaaaaaaaaaaaaaaaaagatttcattcAATAGACGTTCCTTTAAGAATTAGATGATTTAATTAGAAAAGTGACGTCACCTTATCAAGTGTTGATGtcgtcgaataattttttgaattcTCCGTCGAGAACCATCGGTATCAATTGGAATATCCTTCATTCTGAACTTGAGTAAGGCCAATTGACCGGTTAAATGAAAACCAATACAAACCAACAAACAATCAGTTCCGACGTAAccagataatatcaatattacacGTAAAAATTCGTGTATACAACCAAACGCATAACTTTTTGCATCGTACGGCTTCAACAATGGCTTTACTTTATATGGCAATTTATATTCCGCTGTAGAATTTGTCATAACTGCGTTGAAAGATAATTagaattcaataaaattattcgtcaataaaaattattctttatgcctcatatttttatcatttgatcagaaaaaaaaagaatatatatatatatatatatatatatatatatatatatatatatatatatatttaaataaaaatcacgaAATAAATTCGTAATTTGCTTAATGATAAGTAActcaagaaaagaataaaaattaatctaatttaATTGGTTAAAAACCAATGACAATTCATATTTACCGCCAATATATTTACTAATACATATCTgcccatacatatatatatataattatgattatatatagttatata
Coding sequences within:
- the LOC124432474 gene encoding odorant receptor 13a-like, with product MLCLTGLWPLKIRDSLFISFVIYGYTLFLLGLLDLYNYINNFRYVLDNIMENILILITMTQVSMLRIKCRMLSQFLIETKVDYTADNYKNDDERLIFFKYNNLSYRYVIALCTLSVFLLLLYYFKSIIPNIILVMTNSTAEYKLPYKVKPLLKPYDAKSYAFGCIHEFLRVILILSGYVGTDCLLVCIGFHLTGQLALLKFRMKDIPIDTDGSRRRIQKIIRRHQHLIRLANILEDSCNIFIGQKLLGIMIQICISGYQMLTSLAFVEAAGILTFISYECLLLSTLFTYCYIGECLIQESTSICEALYFCDWYELSIIDMKSICICMMRSRNPLQLTGAKFNVLSLRTFIGVSHYC